A single genomic interval of Candidatus Acidiferrales bacterium harbors:
- a CDS encoding VIT1/CCC1 transporter family protein: protein MAKWTWRGRILSGKDVAIHTEAAHIPGGGIVRELVFGANDGLVAAFAVASGVNGAGVKSSVILIAGLAELIGGTISMALGAYLSTKSQIEYYRGEMSREEYELDNFPDVEQQEIREIYESKGFKGEILEKIISHITSDRKRWVDIMMNEELGLSLDPSTSPSKSGIATGCAYAFGALMPVLPYVFMQPASGLIASVIITLSVLFAVGAAKTIVTGKNFLRSGLESMAIGGLAAAATFLAGRMFKS, encoded by the coding sequence ATGGCAAAATGGACATGGCGTGGAAGGATACTCAGCGGTAAAGATGTTGCGATTCATACCGAGGCGGCACACATTCCAGGGGGAGGCATCGTCCGTGAATTGGTATTTGGAGCCAATGACGGCCTTGTCGCTGCATTTGCAGTCGCCTCGGGGGTGAACGGCGCAGGAGTGAAAAGCAGCGTCATCTTAATTGCGGGGCTTGCCGAACTGATTGGTGGAACAATCTCCATGGCTTTGGGAGCATACCTTTCCACGAAATCGCAAATCGAATATTACCGGGGCGAGATGAGTCGTGAAGAATATGAACTGGACAATTTTCCGGACGTGGAGCAGCAGGAGATCAGAGAAATATACGAATCGAAGGGATTCAAAGGCGAGATACTCGAGAAAATAATCTCGCACATAACATCTGACAGGAAACGGTGGGTGGACATCATGATGAACGAAGAACTTGGATTGTCTCTCGATCCGTCCACTTCGCCGTCAAAGTCGGGGATCGCGACTGGATGCGCCTACGCCTTCGGCGCTCTCATGCCCGTATTACCTTATGTATTCATGCAACCGGCATCCGGTTTGATCGCGAGCGTTATAATCACGTTGAGCGTCTTGTTCGCCGTCGGGGCCGCAAAAACAATTGTCACTGGAAAGAATTTCCTTCGCAGCGGGCTCGAAAGCATGGCCATCGGCGGTTTAGCTGCCGCTGCAACATTTCTTGCCGGCAGAATGTTCAAAAGCTAA